The sequence AATAGCTAAGCCAATTGAGAGAACGACAAAAATAAGAAGTATAGGGTTTTGTTCTAGTAAGAGTACGACGTCGATGTTCACAGGTCTTTTGTTTCTGTGCAGGTTAGAAGTTAAGTGGGGCGAATTGTATATGAATGATTCAAAATAAATAGTGAAAATTTTTAGAATTTACTATTACTTTACGTATGGTTATCTATGTATCGTGCGGGTAATAAAAAAGCCGCAATAAGCGGCTTTAAATAATCGTGTAAAATTCTTAGTCGAACAGGCCTAGGTTCTCTTTTGCGTAAGCTTCGAAATCATCACAGCCGCCAATATGTTCTTGATCGATAAAGATTTGAGGAACGGTTTCAACTGGTTTACCGACAGTTTTCTCTAAATCTGCTTTTGAAATACCTTCTGCGTGGATATCAACGTAGCGGTAGTTAAAATCATCACGTTTCTCT is a genomic window of Vibrio japonicus containing:
- a CDS encoding GrxA family glutaredoxin, giving the protein MFVVIFGRPACPFCVRAKEHAETLKEKRDDFNYRYVDIHAEGISKADLEKTVGKPVETVPQIFIDQEHIGGCDDFEAYAKENLGLFD